The genomic region CCAGGAACTGGGTATAGTCCCAACTTGAAGACTTAAAGTGGGGCTGGCGGCAGGCAATTCTATAACCAAATTCACATTAACCCGACCAGACAGTATATTAGTAGATTTAAGAGAATTTCTTAATAATTGAGCAATCCCCAATGACTCTGTCTGGTATTCCATCTCAACTGGTCTTTGAGGGTTGTCTTCAATGTTCCAATTCGAATAATCCAGATAGTACTGTAAAGTCAGATCATCCCCAAAAACAGTAACTGGAGATACAAAAATAATTAAATAGGCACTTATTATTAGGATACATTTCATGATCGTTGCCAGTATAATCGATTTTGATTAAAACGTGAAGAAATCTTTATACTATGATAAAGTGTAATAATCACGTCTACAAAAGGAGCCATGAATGAAAGATTCTTGGTATTTTATTGAGCCATATAGGGGGAAGTTATTCACCCATGAATGGCCGGCAATCCATGAGCTCATAGATATTAATGCTGCTCGCTTTCCTGATAAAAAAGCCTTCCTCGTTTTTGACCCTAAGGAAATGGTTTTAACTTATGGAGAAATACAGAATAAATGTAAAAAACTGGCCTACTACCTGATATCTCAAGGATTAAAAGAAGGAGATAGAGTTGCACTAACAGGAAAAAACTCACCCCAATGGGCATGCGCCTATTTAGCGGTTCTATACGCAGGAGGAGTTATTGTTCCTATTGATTATCAATTAGGAATTGAGAGAATATCCCATTTAGTTAAGTTTGCCGGGAGTAAGTTTTTATTCTCAGATGAAGAAAAGGAAAAGGATTTATCCCTTACAGTTGATAATATTCCCCTTCTGTCACTGGCTCCAGGCAAACCAAACTATCTCTTCGAATTAGAAGCAGATGCCGTTAAACTCCCCCAGGTCGATATAGATAAAGTCGCGGCTATACTCTACACTTCTGGAACAACAGGTAATGAAAAAGGAGTTATGCTAAGTCACCGAAACTTCGTAACAGATGTCTTTGTTGCAGCAAGTCATAACATCATGCGGATCTATGATAAAGATGTGTTCTATGCTCTGTTACCAATACATCATTCTTACACCATGACGGCCGTATTTCTTGAAGCATTGGGTCATGGATCTTCCGTAGTATTTGGAAAGAAAATGGCCATTAAACAAATCCTAAAAGATCTAGATAAGGGTAAGGTCACCATGTTCTTAGGGATCCCCTTGTTATTTAATAAAATCCTCGCCGGAATCTTAAAGGGATTGAGAGAAAAAGGAATTATTGTTTACGGAATCATTCGTGGCTTAATGAGTTTTTCAGGCTTTTGCAAAAAATATTTAAAGATCAACATTGGAAAGAAAATGTTTGGCTTTATTCTTAAGAAAGTGAACCTTCATACAAATAGAATATGTATATCAGGAGGAGGCCCTTTAGCTCCGGAAACCTTCAAATTGTTTAACCAATTGGGAATCGACTTTGTTCAAGGTTATGGAATGACAGAAACGGCACCTATCATAACTTTGAATCCTGTTAAATCCTTTAAAGAATCATCTGTAGGGGTAATACTTCCCCGCTTGGATGTCCGTATAGCTGATGCGGATAGTAATGGCATCGGAGAAATACAAGTCAAAGGGCCTATTAATTGTCTAGGATATTTCCAGGATGAAGAAAGCACTAAAGCCCTATTCACAGAACAAGGCTTTCTAAAGACAGGGGATATGGGTTATATAGATAAGGATAACTATCTCTATATAACAGGAAGAATGAAATCCTTAATTGTTACTGAGGGGGGCAAGAATGTCTATCCTGAAGAAATAGAAGATGAGTTCCAACTTTTTGGAGAAATAGAACAAATCCTGGTTAAGGGATACATAAAAGATGAGAAGCTAAAAAGTGAAGGTATTGAAGCATGGATATACCCAGCAGAAGAAGCATCTAGTCAAATGTCAGAAAAAGAATTAGAACAACTTTTTCAATCACAAGTAGATCAAGTAAACACAAGATTAGTGACTTACAAAAAGATTAACAGATTTAAAATACTTAAAGAACCAATGGAGATGACAACAACGAAGAAAATAAAACGCCTTAAGGTTATTAATCAATTAGAAGGCACTCTGTAAAAATATGAAAAAAAACATAGGGTATATAGCCGCAGCATCTGCTTACATTACATGGGGGCTACTCCCTATATATTGGAAGACTCTACAAAGTGTTCCCTCCATAGAAATATTAGGACACAGGATTTTTTGGTCCTTTGTCCTTTTATTAGTATTATTAGGATTCAAAAAAAATAAAGCTCATTTAACATATCTAAGGGACAAAAAGAAAATACTAACTATTCTCACAGCTAGTATTGCCATAACCATCAACTGGGGTGTTTATATTTATTCTGTAACCCATGATTTTATTATTGAAGCCAGCTTAGGATATTATATTAACCCACTGATATCTGTCCTACTAGGAGTTCTTATCCTAAAAGAGCAATTAGGAAGATCTGGATGGGTCGCCTTACTACTTGCTACATCCGGTGTCATCTATCAAATACTCATGTATAAGCAGTTCCCCTGGATCTCCCTTGCTTTAGCTTTTAGTTTTGGTTTTTATGGTTTACAGAAAAAGCGTCTGAAAATGTCATCACAGGATAGCCTTTTTATGGAAACGCTAATGATTCTCCCTTTAGCATTAATAATAGTAATTCTTCCTGGTAAAGATTCTGCTTTGCTAACACTCCATGGTTATAAGAAACTTCTCTTAATACTATCGGGATTAGCTACAACAGTACCCTTATTTTTATTTGCTGAAGGGGCCAATAGAATTCCTTTAACAAGTATTGGTTTTCTACAATATATAACCCCGACAATGACCTTAATATTAGGTGTGTTTTTATATAAGGAACCATTTGATTCTCATCGATTGATTAGCTTTTTACTTATATGGATGGGGCTACTCATTTATTCCATAGACATTATTCATCAGTATAATAAAGTTAGAAAAACTAAAAGCTAGGATTATTACCTAGCTTTTTAATAAGAATCATTAAGGAAAAACCTAATATGGGAAAAAGCATAAGCCCTTTAAATATGTTTTGATAACTTGTATACGCTAATAAGAGAGAACCTAAAGACATGGACATAATACTGGCCCCATTACTCAGAGCATTATCTAAACCCGTTATCATTCCCCGAATGTCTGGCCGGGAAGACTTCATTAATAATGTATTAGAATTTATAGAGAAAAGAGAATTAGCTATTCCATTAACCAAACAAAATACTCCTACAAAAATGATACTATTCCCAAAGGTGAATCCTAGTGATACTAAAGCGAATAGGACCATGGATAAAGAGATTCCTTTCTCCATCTGAAAAACAGAAAATCCACTTTTAAGAACAAGAAAGGAACCGATAAGAAATCCTGTACCAATACAGGAAAATAAAACACCCAATGTTCGTTCAAAATCATCTGATAAATACTGAGCCATGGGCATCATTAAGACATTAGCAGCTCCCCCATATAGCATTAAGAGAACACCCAATATAAGAATAACAATAATGTGTCCATTTAAGTCAGATATTGTCATTTTACTTCCTTGAAGCTTGATATCCTCTACTTTTTCTTTTGATGAAATAAAGAACATAAACAGAGCCGCGATGCCAAAGGTCAGACTATCACCAATAAGTCCCCAGCGGGTACCAATGATTGATATAGTAACGCCTGCCAGGGCAGGACCAATTACGGTCATTAAATCTGTACTGAAGGCATAAAAAGCATTTGCCTTCAGCAATTCATGGTCTTCTACTGTTTGAGTCAAATACACCGCAAAAGCGGGTGTAAAACATACTTCGGCCATAGTAATTAAAGCCACTATGATATAAATAATGTAAGTATTATGGATAAAGAGAATAGATATTGTTAACATAAATCTTATCAGATCAGACCCAATTAACATATGTCTACTAGAAATACGATCACTAATAAATCCTGCACCAGGTGATACGACTATTCGTATGGTGGCTTTAATGATTAACAAAACACCTACATTCATAAAATTGCTTGTCTGTTCATAGATCACAGCAATTAAAGCAATATAACCAAATTGATTGCCCAGTTCAGATATACTTTGTCCTATGACTAAATTCCACAAACTTCTATTTTTAGATAATCCCATAATTAATTATATCATAACTTAAAGACACCTGAACAATTAAATTCTTTTATGTGTCTAGAAAACTGAACCGTTCAATAGAGCTCTATATCAACTGGTTACATAAAAACTGATTCTTTCCCACAACAGAAAGAATCATAAGGGGTGAAAAAAATGGCAATAGATTCGTCTCCAGCCACTACGGCACAAAGCATGCTTAATGGCATAGATTACGGAGCTCTCATTGGAGGGCCCTTACAAGCAGCTATCAAAGCACAAGCAATGGCCGCTCAATCTACATGGGAATTCATTCAACATGTAGGACTAAACACAGATTCTGAAGGAAACAAGAGTGCTGTCAATGTTTCTTTTAGTTATCAAAAAGATGGGGAACTAGTCAAATTGATTGTTCCTATCCTAACTATTGTTCCTATTCCTATGATTGTAGTGGATGATATTAGCATACAGTTCAAAGCATCTATTAACGCATCATCAACACAAAGTACTTCAGAATCTACAGCTGAAGACATATCAGGATCAGCATCAGGTAGAGCTAAAATAGGATGGGGTCCTTTTAGTATGAGTGTTTCCGCCTCTGCGAGTTACTCAAGTAAGAAGGATTCCAAGGCGACTTCCGAATCAAAATACTCTGTTGAATACACACAAGATGTATCAGTCCATGCTACCCAAGCAGATATGCCAGCGGGATTAGCCACTATACTAAACATTCTATCCAGTGCAGCAACTGGGGCAAAAAAAGGAGGCAAGTTAACATTAACTCCTGATGATGGGGTAATGGACTACAATGGAAAAGAAGTAACCTTTGCCTTAAAGCTTACTGATTCCAATGGGCTTAATATGAAAGAAGCAGATATTACAGTAACAGGAATAGGAAAGGATGGCACAGATATCACTTCAAAAATCGGGACATATCTAAAGGTCACATCAGGTAAGATAAAAATGACACAAGATATTACATCACTCAAAACAAATGATAAAGGTGAGTTATTGTTAACTGTTTCTTTATCAGATGGAGCACAGAGTGACAATCTACAAGGATTTGTTCTTAACTTCGAAGCTACTGTTGATGACAAGACTTTGACAGAATCAGCTTCTATCCTAGTAGCTTCTTAAACTTAAATAACAAAATAACCAAAAAAGAAGCAACTAATTTTACTAAAGATTAAAAGGGGGAATACCATGCCGAAACTCGAATTGGTAGTACAGTCTTTTCTCGAATCACTTAACAAAGCACAGGATCAGATTAATAAATTATCTTGCTCAATGAGTAAGATATACCATGACGATAAGTTTCTAAGGTATTTCCCTGTTCCTAATGCTGATTTATCAGAAGTAGAATTTGATTTTGCTTTTGCTGTTCGAGAACAACATGCACTAAAAAATAAGGAAAACAAAAGTACTTATAGGGAGGCCATTCCTGGCCCTCCCTTTTTACGAAGTAAAGCCAAATCTATAGTGGTAAATACAACAGACATATTGTCTGAATCCATAGAGGATGAAGAACTAAGTGATATCATTACATCAGAACATATAAGAAAAGAATTAATGGAACATGTATTATCTGACTTAACGAATTTTGCAAAAAAAGGATTATTAAACAAAAAAAACAGGATAAGACGCTACAAAGAAAAGTTAACAAAAGCATTAATTGCAACAATAGATAAAGCCTTCGACGAAGATCCTGATTATGTAGCCTATATTGCGGACAAAAAAGAAGTTGATAATCAACTTGATACTGCTTTATCAAAATGTATCGAAGATGAAATAACTTCTCTATATGAAGATTTAGATAATTCATCTGTAGAACATAAAACGGCCGACCTCGATATCATAGTAGATAGTGATATCTTAAGAAAATTGTCTCCTCAAGTCATACAACGTATCAAAGTCAAGGCTAGTGTTCGTAACTATAAATGGGTAGCTGATAAGAATGGTTCCAATCTTATAGCCCAAGACGAATAGGAAGGAGTAGATTATGGCTGAAAGTCAATTCAATGTAGTACCATTACAAGATCTATTCTCAGCACCAATTGCAGCTGTTATAGAAGCAGATTTTATGGCGGCCAGGCAATTTGTCGAATACATAAAGCAATTCGGGTTTATACCCAAATCAGATCATGAATCAGAGTTTGGCGATCTAGATTATATTAGCTTTGATTATGAACAACCAAGTTCAAATGGTTCTACAGAAAAAAGAACAATGAAAATCCCTACATTATCTGCCATTCCCCTCCCCCTATTAAAAGTTGATAAAGCAGATTTTTCATTTGGTGTAAAAATTCTAATGAGCCAGGAAACAGCACAAAAAAAGAAAATACAAATGAAAGAAAATCCTACATCTAAAGACACAATCCCTAACTCAAAATCTTTCAATTGGCAGGCAATGCTCGCAGCAGCACCACAAAAAAGTAAATCTGAAAACTCATCAAATAAATCTACATCACTCAATGCAAACATTGATGTCAAGATCTCCGTAACTCAAGCAGATATTCCTGCAGGAATATCCAAAATGCTATCCTTACTAGGTAGCAATATCCAGGAAAAAGGAGGAGACAATGAAAGCTGAATCAACCAATCTCAACACCCCTGAAGGCTTCCTATGCCCAGGTTGCAAACAATTCAGAATCAAGTTATCCCTTGAGCAATTATTATATAAGAGAGTCATACGTTGTCCTTATTGTGGATTGGAACTAGGTCTGGATAAAAGTACCTGTGCAGAAGCATTAGACAAACTACAAAATTTGTATGTGGCCACAGAAAGAGTTATCGATATAAACAGTAAAAATAGTTGAGTAGATAATATCTCTTTATAAAAAAACTGTCTCTTCACAGGGGCAGTTTTTTTATGAAGAGAATATTCAATCAATACCGAACAAGTTATTCCTGTCATGTGTCTATCTTCATATAAGTAAATATAAGGAGTAACGGCATGTCACCACCCAAAGCACTATTAATATTATTCGGTCAAGGAGAAGAATCACAGGCAAACTTTTGTCTTCGTAGATCAAACTTTGCCTCTATCAAGATCTATTCATGGACTCCTGAAGGGATTCCCATATGGGATACAGAAATTATGTTAGTCATGGCAGATGCTATGAATAAAGGAGTCATAAGAGAATCTTATTCAACAATTATCAAAAGCCGAGAAGAAGGAAGAGAAGCGAAAGATTATATTTTGAGTTCTCTTAATAATGTTCCTTTGCCGAATAGTATATCTACTTATCTAAATCAAACTCATATATCTAATTTAGATGCTACGGTCTATCATAACAAATCGACTATCATCGACAGTGACCGTATGCTACTAACCATTGAGACTCCACAATCACATATCAACTTATCGACCATACTTAACAATTACAACTTCAATGCTAGATCCCTGGATGTACTGTGGTGTGCTTGCAAAATGCAAAAGGAGACAAAATATGAAATTAATTACTAAACCCTTAACAATAAATCCCTATTCAAGACCAGGTCGAAAACTAATAAATGTAAAGAGTATTGTAATGCACTGGACAGGAGTCCCTAATCAGCCTGCTGAAGAAGTATGGAATTGGTTCGAAATGAGAAAAGAAGGGAAACATGGCTATGGTTCAGCACATTATATTATAGATCTAGATGGTAAAGTTATTGATTGCATCCCCAATGATGAGATGGCTTATCATTGTGGGGTTCCTGACTTTCAGGATATTCATAAAGATCCTTTAAGTGGAAGGTTTTATACAAATTACGCAAGAGATATTTTTGGGATCTATGCAGAAGACTATAAACACAAAAGTCCTAATAAT from Spirochaeta cellobiosiphila DSM 17781 harbors:
- a CDS encoding AMP-binding protein codes for the protein MKDSWYFIEPYRGKLFTHEWPAIHELIDINAARFPDKKAFLVFDPKEMVLTYGEIQNKCKKLAYYLISQGLKEGDRVALTGKNSPQWACAYLAVLYAGGVIVPIDYQLGIERISHLVKFAGSKFLFSDEEKEKDLSLTVDNIPLLSLAPGKPNYLFELEADAVKLPQVDIDKVAAILYTSGTTGNEKGVMLSHRNFVTDVFVAASHNIMRIYDKDVFYALLPIHHSYTMTAVFLEALGHGSSVVFGKKMAIKQILKDLDKGKVTMFLGIPLLFNKILAGILKGLREKGIIVYGIIRGLMSFSGFCKKYLKINIGKKMFGFILKKVNLHTNRICISGGGPLAPETFKLFNQLGIDFVQGYGMTETAPIITLNPVKSFKESSVGVILPRLDVRIADADSNGIGEIQVKGPINCLGYFQDEESTKALFTEQGFLKTGDMGYIDKDNYLYITGRMKSLIVTEGGKNVYPEEIEDEFQLFGEIEQILVKGYIKDEKLKSEGIEAWIYPAEEASSQMSEKELEQLFQSQVDQVNTRLVTYKKINRFKILKEPMEMTTTKKIKRLKVINQLEGTL
- the rarD gene encoding EamA family transporter RarD produces the protein MKKNIGYIAAASAYITWGLLPIYWKTLQSVPSIEILGHRIFWSFVLLLVLLGFKKNKAHLTYLRDKKKILTILTASIAITINWGVYIYSVTHDFIIEASLGYYINPLISVLLGVLILKEQLGRSGWVALLLATSGVIYQILMYKQFPWISLALAFSFGFYGLQKKRLKMSSQDSLFMETLMILPLALIIVILPGKDSALLTLHGYKKLLLILSGLATTVPLFLFAEGANRIPLTSIGFLQYITPTMTLILGVFLYKEPFDSHRLISFLLIWMGLLIYSIDIIHQYNKVRKTKS
- a CDS encoding MFS transporter; amino-acid sequence: MGLSKNRSLWNLVIGQSISELGNQFGYIALIAVIYEQTSNFMNVGVLLIIKATIRIVVSPGAGFISDRISSRHMLIGSDLIRFMLTISILFIHNTYIIYIIVALITMAEVCFTPAFAVYLTQTVEDHELLKANAFYAFSTDLMTVIGPALAGVTISIIGTRWGLIGDSLTFGIAALFMFFISSKEKVEDIKLQGSKMTISDLNGHIIVILILGVLLMLYGGAANVLMMPMAQYLSDDFERTLGVLFSCIGTGFLIGSFLVLKSGFSVFQMEKGISLSMVLFALVSLGFTFGNSIIFVGVFCLVNGIANSLFSINSNTLLMKSSRPDIRGMITGLDNALSNGASIMSMSLGSLLLAYTSYQNIFKGLMLFPILGFSLMILIKKLGNNPSF
- a CDS encoding DUF2589 domain-containing protein; its protein translation is MAIDSSPATTAQSMLNGIDYGALIGGPLQAAIKAQAMAAQSTWEFIQHVGLNTDSEGNKSAVNVSFSYQKDGELVKLIVPILTIVPIPMIVVDDISIQFKASINASSTQSTSESTAEDISGSASGRAKIGWGPFSMSVSASASYSSKKDSKATSESKYSVEYTQDVSVHATQADMPAGLATILNILSSAATGAKKGGKLTLTPDDGVMDYNGKEVTFALKLTDSNGLNMKEADITVTGIGKDGTDITSKIGTYLKVTSGKIKMTQDITSLKTNDKGELLLTVSLSDGAQSDNLQGFVLNFEATVDDKTLTESASILVAS
- a CDS encoding DUF2589 domain-containing protein, with the translated sequence MAESQFNVVPLQDLFSAPIAAVIEADFMAARQFVEYIKQFGFIPKSDHESEFGDLDYISFDYEQPSSNGSTEKRTMKIPTLSAIPLPLLKVDKADFSFGVKILMSQETAQKKKIQMKENPTSKDTIPNSKSFNWQAMLAAAPQKSKSENSSNKSTSLNANIDVKISVTQADIPAGISKMLSLLGSNIQEKGGDNES
- a CDS encoding putative adhesin, whose product is MSPPKALLILFGQGEESQANFCLRRSNFASIKIYSWTPEGIPIWDTEIMLVMADAMNKGVIRESYSTIIKSREEGREAKDYILSSLNNVPLPNSISTYLNQTHISNLDATVYHNKSTIIDSDRMLLTIETPQSHINLSTILNNYNFNARSLDVLWCACKMQKETKYEINY
- a CDS encoding peptidoglycan recognition protein family protein, whose protein sequence is MKLITKPLTINPYSRPGRKLINVKSIVMHWTGVPNQPAEEVWNWFEMRKEGKHGYGSAHYIIDLDGKVIDCIPNDEMAYHCGVPDFQDIHKDPLSGRFYTNYARDIFGIYAEDYKHKSPNNCTIGIEMVAYDKEGHFHSATLNAASELVRSLLDQYKLDKNTNVTTHHNIVGWKDCPRLWTNNPHEFEKFKQTL